A stretch of the Comamonas testosteroni TK102 genome encodes the following:
- the hpf gene encoding ribosome hibernation-promoting factor, HPF/YfiA family has product MNLTISGHHLEVTPSLRSYVMAKLERILRHFDQVVDVKVLLTVHKQKEKDKRQRAGCTVRVKGQDLFVETQHFDLYAAVDALADKLDRVVMRYKTRQQGPRATAKRLDSGGLQLVQVSG; this is encoded by the coding sequence ATGAATTTGACGATTAGCGGGCATCACCTGGAGGTCACTCCCTCGCTGCGCAGCTATGTCATGGCCAAGCTGGAACGCATTCTCAGGCACTTCGATCAGGTCGTGGACGTGAAGGTGCTGCTCACAGTCCACAAGCAAAAGGAAAAAGACAAACGACAGCGCGCCGGTTGCACCGTACGCGTGAAAGGGCAAGACTTGTTCGTGGAGACGCAGCATTTCGACCTCTATGCCGCCGTGGACGCCCTGGCCGACAAACTCGACCGTGTGGTGATGCGCTACAAGACTCGTCAACAAGGCCCGCGTGCCACAGCCAAGCGACTGGATTCCGGCGGCTTGCAGCTGGTGCAGGTGTCAGGTTGA
- a CDS encoding phosphoribosylaminoimidazolesuccinocarboxamide synthase: MTTQPSALHTSNIASLPLLARGKVRDNYAVGDDRILMVASDRLSAFDVIMGEPIPGKGVLLTQMALFWFDKLGHICPNHLTGEAPESVVKPEEVKQVEGRSMLVKRLKPVLIEAVVRGYLAGSGWKEYQESQSVCGVKLPAGLTNAAKLPEPIYTPAAKAEMGDHDENITYERTVEMVGEQLAAQIRDTAIRIYKEAAEIALTKGMIIADTKFEFGLTEDGTLVLMDEVLTPDSSRYWPVEGYEDALAKGENPPSYDKQFVRDWLEQAQVNGKAWDKKAPAPRLPKEVIDRTAAKYREALDRLTA; the protein is encoded by the coding sequence ATGACCACCCAGCCCTCCGCCCTGCATACCTCCAACATTGCCTCGCTGCCCCTGCTCGCGCGCGGCAAGGTCCGCGACAACTACGCCGTGGGCGATGACCGCATCCTGATGGTGGCCTCGGACCGCCTGTCCGCCTTTGACGTGATCATGGGCGAGCCCATTCCCGGCAAGGGCGTGCTGCTGACGCAGATGGCGCTGTTCTGGTTCGACAAACTGGGCCATATCTGTCCCAACCACCTGACCGGCGAAGCGCCCGAATCCGTGGTCAAGCCCGAGGAAGTCAAGCAGGTCGAAGGCCGCTCCATGCTGGTCAAGCGCCTGAAGCCCGTGCTGATCGAAGCCGTGGTGCGCGGCTATCTGGCCGGCAGCGGCTGGAAGGAATACCAGGAATCGCAATCGGTCTGCGGCGTGAAGCTGCCTGCCGGCCTGACCAATGCCGCCAAGCTGCCCGAGCCCATCTACACCCCCGCGGCCAAGGCCGAAATGGGTGACCACGACGAAAACATCACCTACGAGCGCACCGTGGAAATGGTGGGCGAGCAACTCGCTGCCCAGATCCGCGACACCGCCATCCGCATCTACAAGGAAGCGGCCGAGATCGCGCTGACCAAGGGCATGATCATTGCCGACACCAAGTTCGAGTTCGGCCTGACCGAAGACGGCACCCTGGTGCTGATGGACGAGGTGCTGACCCCCGACAGCTCGCGCTACTGGCCCGTGGAAGGCTACGAGGACGCGCTGGCCAAGGGCGAGAACCCTCCCAGCTACGACAAGCAGTTCGTGCGCGACTGGCTGGAGCAGGCGCAGGTCAACGGCAAGGCCTGGGACAAGAAGGCTCCCGCGCCCCGCCTGCCCAAGGAAGTGATCGACAGGACGGCGGCCAAGTACCGCGAAGCGCTGGATCGCCTGACCGCCTGA
- a CDS encoding FKBP-type peptidyl-prolyl cis-trans isomerase, with the protein MNITKDTAVTINYKIHELLAGGVAVKLLDKGDVAYLHGGYDNIFAKVEAALDGKQKGDAVTVDLAVADAFGERDESLKRTIPKGEFPAGVKVGGQLRGTNDQGLPQIYNVVKIKGPVVLLDGNHPLAGFALRFSAVVNEVREASEEEIAHKHVHGGHGHHH; encoded by the coding sequence ATGAACATCACCAAAGACACTGCCGTCACCATCAACTACAAGATTCACGAGCTGCTCGCGGGCGGCGTGGCCGTCAAACTGCTGGACAAGGGCGATGTGGCCTATCTGCACGGCGGCTATGACAACATCTTCGCCAAGGTCGAAGCCGCTCTGGACGGCAAGCAAAAAGGCGATGCCGTGACCGTGGACCTGGCCGTGGCAGACGCCTTCGGCGAGCGCGACGAAAGCCTCAAGCGCACCATTCCCAAGGGTGAATTCCCTGCGGGCGTGAAGGTGGGCGGCCAGCTGCGCGGCACAAATGACCAGGGCCTGCCCCAGATCTACAACGTGGTGAAGATCAAGGGCCCCGTGGTGCTGCTGGACGGCAACCACCCTCTGGCCGGCTTCGCGCTGCGCTTCAGCGCGGTGGTCAACGAGGTGCGTGAGGCCTCCGAAGAAGAAATTGCCCACAAGCACGTGCACGGCGGCCACGGTCATCACCACTAA
- a CDS encoding Bug family tripartite tricarboxylate transporter substrate binding protein, with product MTSHLFRALAAALAMAACTAVAFAQAPAYPAKPVRIIVPYPAGGTTDIIARLAAAQLSERLRQPFVVENRAGASGAIGSVAVAQAAADGYTLVMGTASSHGINSALQKNLPYDAVKDFAPVTVVASTPNIIVVHPSVPARTLGELLALAKARPGQINFGSTSPGGSPHMSAELLKMMAGVDMTHVPYKGASPMLTDLMGGQIQAGFDNLPSTIAFVRSGKLRALAVTTPQRWPGAADIPTVAESVPGYEVSGWFGLLAPAGTPKAVLDTLQTAVAQAVRDPEVTRQLRSLGAEPVASRPEVFAQQIRADVDKWRGVVKATGVTLE from the coding sequence ATGACCTCGCATCTGTTTCGCGCCCTGGCTGCCGCGCTGGCCATGGCGGCCTGCACGGCCGTGGCCTTCGCGCAGGCCCCGGCCTACCCCGCCAAGCCCGTGCGCATCATCGTGCCCTATCCGGCAGGAGGCACCACGGACATCATCGCGCGGCTGGCGGCGGCCCAGCTGTCCGAGCGGCTGCGCCAGCCCTTCGTCGTCGAAAACCGGGCCGGCGCCAGTGGTGCCATAGGCTCGGTGGCCGTGGCCCAGGCCGCCGCTGACGGCTACACGCTGGTCATGGGAACGGCCAGCTCGCACGGCATCAATTCGGCGCTGCAGAAGAACCTGCCCTATGACGCCGTCAAGGACTTCGCGCCCGTCACCGTGGTGGCGAGCACGCCGAACATCATCGTGGTCCATCCCAGCGTCCCCGCGCGCACCCTGGGCGAGTTGCTGGCGCTGGCCAAGGCCAGGCCCGGGCAGATCAACTTCGGCTCGACCAGCCCTGGCGGCTCTCCGCACATGAGCGCCGAGCTGCTCAAGATGATGGCCGGCGTGGACATGACCCATGTGCCTTACAAGGGCGCATCGCCCATGCTCACCGATCTCATGGGCGGGCAGATACAGGCCGGCTTCGACAACCTGCCGTCCACCATCGCCTTCGTGCGCAGCGGCAAGCTGCGGGCGCTGGCCGTGACCACGCCGCAGCGCTGGCCCGGGGCGGCAGACATTCCCACCGTCGCCGAAAGCGTGCCCGGCTACGAGGTCTCGGGCTGGTTCGGCCTGCTGGCGCCGGCGGGAACGCCCAAGGCGGTGCTCGACACGCTGCAGACCGCAGTCGCCCAGGCCGTGCGCGACCCCGAGGTGACACGGCAGCTACGCAGCCTGGGCGCCGAGCCCGTGGCCAGCAGGCCCGAGGTCTTTGCGCAGCAGATCCGTGCCGACGTGGACAAATGGCGCGGCGTGGTTAAGGCCACGGGCGTGACGCTGGAATAG